Proteins encoded together in one Streptomyces sp. NBC_01216 window:
- a CDS encoding ABC transporter substrate-binding protein, protein MFNRTSLQAAAALASISLVSGCSLISGSESTGEQRIVIGTTSSPTTLDPAAAWDNSWELFRNVFQTLVSFPTGSTAPQSDAADCKFKDTSSQVYECVLQEGLKFSNGHTLDAKAVEYSIERIRTIAHEGGPSGLLGALDEIETVDDRTVVFKLKEPDATFPFVLATPAMSLVDPAEYPADKLREDGKLVGSGPYLLDEYVEGNKAELTKNPSYKGFADRKNGGVTIRYFKESEPMVNALRKKEIDATYRGLTAEEVIGFQDDKPENEGLQLVESPGSDIRYLVFNTKDPAIGKAPVRKAIAQLVDRNELVGKVYQGTAEPLYSMIPKGIVGHTTEFLDRFGEPSADKARAILRDAGITEPVKLTFWFTTDRYGSGTALEFAELKRQLEDSGLFEVTLRGKPWKELSAGFKTGKYPVFGRGWSPDFPDPDNFIAPFVGKDNVLQTPYESPRITEELLPKSRRESNRGAVMDDFEAAEEIMAQDVRLLPLWQGKLYIAASEDIGGAERALDPQTVMQLWELSKRASW, encoded by the coding sequence GTGTTCAACCGGACCAGTCTGCAGGCCGCTGCAGCCCTTGCGTCCATATCCCTGGTGTCCGGATGCAGCCTGATTTCGGGTAGTGAATCCACCGGGGAGCAGAGAATCGTCATCGGTACGACGAGTTCTCCCACCACCCTCGATCCAGCCGCTGCCTGGGACAATTCCTGGGAGCTTTTCCGGAACGTCTTCCAGACGCTGGTGAGCTTCCCGACGGGCAGCACCGCGCCGCAGTCCGATGCGGCCGACTGCAAATTCAAGGACACATCCAGCCAGGTCTACGAATGCGTGCTCCAGGAGGGCCTGAAGTTCTCCAACGGGCACACTCTGGACGCCAAGGCGGTCGAGTACTCCATCGAGCGCATCCGCACGATCGCCCACGAGGGCGGTCCGAGCGGCCTGCTGGGCGCCCTGGACGAGATCGAGACCGTCGACGACCGCACGGTGGTCTTCAAGCTGAAGGAGCCGGACGCGACGTTCCCCTTCGTCCTCGCCACTCCGGCGATGTCGCTGGTCGACCCGGCCGAGTACCCCGCCGACAAGCTCCGTGAGGACGGGAAGCTGGTCGGCTCGGGCCCCTACCTCCTCGACGAGTACGTCGAGGGGAACAAGGCCGAGCTGACGAAGAACCCCAGCTACAAGGGATTCGCCGACCGCAAGAACGGTGGCGTGACCATTCGGTACTTCAAGGAGTCCGAGCCGATGGTCAACGCGCTGAGGAAGAAGGAGATCGACGCCACCTACCGCGGTCTGACCGCGGAGGAGGTCATCGGCTTCCAGGACGACAAGCCCGAGAACGAGGGGCTCCAGCTTGTCGAGTCGCCGGGCTCGGACATCCGCTACCTCGTCTTCAACACCAAGGACCCGGCTATCGGGAAGGCGCCGGTCCGCAAGGCCATCGCACAGCTCGTCGACCGCAACGAACTGGTGGGCAAGGTCTACCAGGGCACGGCCGAGCCGCTGTACTCCATGATCCCCAAGGGTATCGTGGGGCACACCACCGAGTTCCTCGACCGCTTCGGCGAGCCAAGCGCCGACAAGGCCCGCGCGATTCTGCGGGATGCCGGGATCACCGAGCCCGTCAAGCTGACCTTCTGGTTCACCACCGACCGGTACGGCTCCGGCACGGCTCTCGAGTTCGCCGAGCTCAAGCGACAGCTGGAGGACTCCGGACTCTTCGAGGTGACCCTGCGCGGCAAGCCGTGGAAGGAGCTCTCGGCGGGCTTCAAGACCGGTAAGTACCCGGTCTTCGGCCGCGGCTGGTCCCCCGACTTCCCGGACCCGGACAACTTCATCGCGCCCTTCGTCGGCAAGGACAACGTGCTCCAGACGCCGTACGAGAGCCCGCGGATCACCGAGGAACTGCTCCCGAAGTCCCGGCGGGAGAGCAACCGCGGCGCGGTCATGGACGACTTCGAGGCGGCCGAGGAGATCATGGCGCAGGACGTCAGGCTGCTGCCGCTGTGGCAGGGCAAGCTCTACATCGCGGCCAGCGAGGACATCGGTGGGGCCGAGCGCGCGCTCGACCCGCAGACGGTCATGCAGCTGTGGGAGCTCAGCAAGCGGGCCAGCTGGTAG